The following are from one region of the Indicator indicator isolate 239-I01 chromosome 14, UM_Iind_1.1, whole genome shotgun sequence genome:
- the TCF20 gene encoding transcription factor 20 has product MQSFREQSSYHGNQQSYPQEVHSSSRLEEFSPRQQAQMFQSFGGGAGSGRRGAAGASTAMPGESSGHQSYQGFRKEAGEFYYMAANKDPVASGGQQPPQRRPSGPVQSYGPPQGSSFGSQYGSEGHVGQFQTQHSTLGGVSHYQQDYTGPFSPGSAQYQQQTSSQQQQVQQLRQQIYQSHQPLPQASSQSASSTSHLQPMQRPSNLPSSASGYQLRVGQFSQHYQPPSSSSSSSFPSPQRFGQSGQNYDGSYSVNSGSQYEGHAVGSNAQAYGTQSNYSFQNQPMKSFEQSKLPQSGQQGQQQQQQHPPQHVMQYSNAATKLSLQSQVGQYSQTEVPVRSPMQFHQNFSPISNPSPAASVVQSPSCSSTPSPLMPGGENIQCGQGNMSMGSRNRILQMMPQLSPTPSMMPSPNAHAGGFKGFGLEGLQEKRLTDPGLSSLSALSSQVANLPNTVQHMLLSDALAPQKKSSKRSSSSKKGDSCTNSEGSQAEEQLKSPLAESLDGGCSSSSEDHGERVRQLSGQSTSSDTTYKGGNVERSNSSPAQASQNEPSKLSSSPAAREDVASPDGKEAVVAVENAPKVNEKAVGVIVSREAMAGRVEKSGGQDKPAQDDTSTATQAPASASSVKEAGHAGTQPETQGGSKGSKSGDNTNHNGEGNSQPGHAVGPSFPARTEPSKSPGSVRYSYKDNLATGLQRNIGGFPQYPSGQEKGDFPGHSERKGRNEKFPSLLQEVLQGYHHHPDRRYSRNAQEHSGMAGSLEGAMRPNILISQSNELTNRSLLNKSMGSLLEGPHWGPWDRKSSSAAPDMKQINLADYPLARKFDMESQSSAHEAGTLSERRSVICDISPLRQLVRDPGPHPMGHMGPEGRSGRSERLAPGLSQSVILPGGLVSMETKMKAHSGQIKEEDFEQAKSSASLNNKKTGDHCHPAGIKHESFRGNASPGAAVSDAAPDYIPQQDSRSTQMRRAPGRTGSSRGKSPSQYHDLADKLKMSPGRSRGPGTDLHHMNPHMTLSERVNRASLHSAYPQNSEGPSLASAYHTNARSHAFGDPNQSLNSQYHYKRQIYQQQQEEYKDWASSAAQGVIAAAQHRQEGARKSPRQQQFLDRVRSPLKNDKDGMMYLQGSSYHDTGIQEAGRCVMGGDSAPSKCTELKHGNQKLQHHESGWDLSRQTSPAKSSGPLGAANQKRFCPPESDGHRREESTDLPKPSNAMLRLPGQEDPSPQNPLIMRRRVRSFISPIPTKRQPQDMKNSGGEDKGRLMTSAKEGVDKTYNSYAHSSQSQDVSKSVAKGDSFKNLPSPDNRNCPAVSLTSPAKTKILPPRKGRGLKLEAIVQKITSPNIRRSASTNSAETGADTVTLDDILSLKSGSEGGNGPEAEKRKGEMSDQAGPANQDTAGETTLPRSSEEWQSSEDDKTKKDVPETASVGKEGAGSSAAPPLSQKSGGQGRSDGSVSGAGSLTFSDSKTIPPSSVFTSEPNPKSEEKDGDVTNISPKPDGFPPKGYFPSGKKKGRPIGSVNKQKKQQQQQQQLPPPPPPPPVPSQPAEGVGGGEPKPKRQRRERRKPAAQPRKRKPRRAAPIVEPQEPEIKLKYATQSVDKTDSKNKSFFPYIHVVNKCELGAVCTIINAEEEEQNKLVRGRKGQRSSTPPPSNAESKALPTSTFMLQGPVVTESSVLGHLVCCLCGKWASYRNMGDLFGPFYPQDYAATLPKNPPPKRATEVQSKVKVRHKSASNGSKTDTEEEEEQQQQKEQRSLAAHPRFKRRHRSEDCSGASRSLSRGASCKKATTDGGSGGEKTPLDSKPSMPTSEGGTELELQIPELPLDSNEFWVHEGCILWANGIYLVCGRLYGLQEAVEIAKEMKCSHCQEPGATLGCYNKGCSFRYHYPCAIDADCLLNEENFSVRCPKHKPLLPCSLPSLQNKMVKGSLSTEQSERG; this is encoded by the coding sequence ATGCAGTCCTTTCGGGAGCAAAGTAGTTACCACGGAAACCAGCAGAGCTACCCGCAGGAAGTGCACAGTTCATCCCGACTGGAAGAGTTCAGCCCCCGCCAGCAGGCCCAGATGTTCCAGAGCTTTGGAGGAGGTGCTGGCAGTGGACGTcgtggagcagcaggagcctctACAGCAATGCCTGGTGAGAGCTCTGGCCATCAGAGCTACCAAGGtttcagaaaagaagcaggagagTTTTACTATATGGCTGCCAACAAAGATCCAGTGGCAtcaggagggcagcagccacCTCAGCGCAGGCCCTCTGGACCAGTACAGAGCTATGGGCCCCCTCAAGGGAGTAGCTTTGGGAGTCAGTATGGGAGTGAGGGACATGTGGGCCAGTTTCAAACACAGCACTCGACCCTTGGGGGTGTATCCCACTATCAGCAGGATTATACTGGTCCTTTTTCTCCAGGGAGTGCTCAGTATCAGCAGCAGACTTctagccagcagcagcaggtgcagcAGCTGAGACAGCAAATCTATCAGTCTCACCAGCCTTTACCCCAGGCTTCCAGCCAGTCTGCTTCTAGCACCTCACACTTGCAGCCAATGCAGCgtccatccaacctgccttcctctgcttctgggTACCAGTTACGAGTGGGCCAGTTCAGCCAACACTATCAGCCACCTtcgtcatcctcctcctcctctttcccctccccacagcGTTTTGGCCAGTCAGGCCAGAATTATGATGGGAGCTACAGCGTGAATTCTGGGTCGCAGTATGAAGGCCATGCTGTGGGTTCCAATGCACAGGCGTATGGGACCCAGTCAAACTACAGCTTTCAGAATCAGCCAATGAAAAGCTTTGAACAATCTAAGCTGCCCCAAagtggtcagcagggacagcagcagcagcagcagcatccaccTCAGCATGTAATGCAGTATTCAAATGCTGCCACCAAGCTCTCTCTTCAAAGTCAAGTGGGACAGTACAGCCAGACTGAAGTTCCTGTAAGGTCACCAATGCAGTTCCATCAAAACTTCAGTCCAATCTCTAATCCATCTCCTGCTGCATCTGTGGTTCAGTCTCCAAGCTGCAGTTCTACCCCTTCTCCACTCATGCCAGGTGGGGAAAACATCCAGTGTGGGCAAGGCAACATGTCCATGGGTTCTAGAAACCGAATCCTACAGATGATGCCTCAGCTTAGTCCTACACCATCTATGATGCCAAGCCCCAATGCCCATGCAGGGGGATTCAaggggtttgggctggaaggattGCAGGAAAAAAGGCTCACAGATCCAGGGCTGAGCAGCCTGAGTGCCCTGAGTTCTCAAGTGGCCAATCTGCCCAACACAGTCCAGCACATGTTGCTCTCGGATGCCTTGGCACCTCAGAAAAAAAGTTCCAAAAGGTCATCTTCTTCAAAGAAGGGTGACAGCTGCACCAACTCAGAAGGCtcccaggcagaggagcagctcaagtCTCCCTTGGCAGAGTCCCTTGATGGTGGTTGTTCCAGTAGTTCAGAGGATCATGGGGAGAGGGTGAGACAACTGAGTGGCCAGAGCACCAGCTCAGACACCACTTACAAAGGGGGTAACGTAGAGAGATCCAACTCCTCACCAGCACAAGCCTCTCAGAATGAGCCATCAAAACttagcagcagccctgcagctagGGAAGACGTGGCATCTCCTGATGGGAAGGAAGCTGTGGTGGCTGTGGAAAATGCCCCAAAAGTGAACGAAAAGGCAGTTGGGGTGATTGTCTCCCGGGAAGCCATGGCAGGAAGAGTAGAAAAGTCAGGTGGGCAAGATAAACCTGCACAAGATGATACTTCCACAGCCACTCAGGCACCAGCTAGTGCTAGTTCAGTGAAGGAAGCTGGGCatgcagggacacagccagaaACTCAAGGAGGAAGTAAAGGAAGCAAAAGTGGAGATAACACTAACCATAATGGAGAGGGCAACAGCCAGCCTGGTCATGCAGTTGGGCCAAGTTTTCCTGCAAGAACAGAACCTTCCAAATCTCCTGGCAGTGTAAGATACAGTTACAAAGATAATCTAGCAACCGGTCTACAGAGGAATATTGGTGGCTTTCCACAGTATCCTTCTGGTCAAGAAAAGGGGGATTttccagggcacagtgagcgcAAAGGCCGCAATGAGAAGTTTCCTAGCCTCCTACAGGAGGTCTTACAGGGGTACCACCATCACCCAGACAGAAGGTATTCTAGGAATGCACAGGAACATTCTGGGATGGCTGGGAGTTTGGAGGGAGCCATGAGGCCAAATATCTTAATTAGTCAAAGCAATGAACTGACCAATAGAAGCTTATTAAATAAAAGCATGGGGTCTCTCTTGGAAGGCCCTCACTGGGGTCCCTGGGATAGGAAGTCTAGCAGTGCAGCTCCTGATATGAAGCAGATAAATCTAGCTGATTACCCTCTTGCTAGAAAGTTTGATATGGAGTCACAATCTTCTGCCCATGAAGCGGGGACACTCTCAGAGAGGAGATCAGTGATCTGTGACATATCTCCATTAAGGCAACTTGTCAGAGATCCTGGCCCTCACCCAATGGGCCACATGGGTCCTGAGGGCAGAAGTGGAAGGAGTGAACGTCTTGCCCCTGGCTTGAGTCAGTCAGTAATACTCCCTGGGGGTTTAGTATCcatggaaacaaaaatgaaagctcACAGTGGgcaaataaaagaagaagattTTGAACAGGCTAAGAGCTCAGCTAGTctcaataataaaaaaacaggAGACCATTGTCATCCTGCTGGCATCAAGCATGAATCTTTCAGAGGCAAtgcaagccctggagctgcagtCTCTGATGCTGCTCCAGACTACATTCCCCAGCAGGACAGCAGATCGACACAGATGAGACGAGCACCtggcagaactggaagcagcaggggTAAATCACCTTCTCAATATCACGATCTTGCTGATAAGCTGAAAATGTCaccaggcagaagcagaggcCCAGGGACAGATCTGCATCACATGAACCCACACATGACACTATCTGAAAGAGTTAATAGGGCTTCCTTGCATTCTGCTTATCCTCAGAATTCAGAAGGCCCATCTTTGGCTTCAGCATATCACACAAATGCTAGGTCTCATGCTTTTGGTGACCCTAACCAGAGTTTGAATTCCCAGTACCATTATAAGAGGCAGATATACCAGCAACAGCAAGAAGAATACAAAGATTGGGCAAGCAGCGCTGCTCAGGGTGTgattgctgcagctcagcacaggcaggaaggaGCAAGAAAGAGCCCAAGACAGCAACAATTTCTGGATAGAGTAAGGAGTCCCTTAAAAAATGACAAGGATGGAATGATGTACCTTCAAGGGAGCTCTTATCATGATACTGGGATTCAGGAAGCTGGGCGCTGCGTCATGGGGGGCGACAGCGCTCCGAGCAAGTGCACCGAACTAAAACACGGCAATCAGAAGTTGCAGCATCATGAATCTGGCTGGGACCTCTCTCGGCAAACTTCTCCTGCCAAAAGCAGTGGCCCTCTTGGAGCAGCCAACCAAAAAAGATTTTGTCCTCCAGAAAGCGATGGGCATCGCAGAGAGGAATCTACAGATTTGCCCAAGCCTAGTAATGCTATGCTCAGGCTCCCTGGCCAGGAAGATCCATCTCCTCAAAATCCGTTAATTATGAGGAGGAGAGTCCGTTCTTTCATCTCTCCTATCCCTACCAAAAGACAACCACAGGATATGAAAAATAGTGGTGGTGAAGATAAAGGGCGATTGATGACTTCAGCAAAAGAAGGGGTTGATAAAACGTACAACTCCTATGCCCATTCATCTCAAAGTCAAGATGTTAGCAAGTCAGTTGCAAAGGGAGATTCCTTCAAGAACCTGCCAAGTCCTGATAATAGGAATTGTCCTGCTGTTTCCCTCACGAGCCCAGCTAAGACCAAAATACTGCCCCCAAGAAAGGGGCGAGGATTAAAACTGGAAGCTATTGTTCAAAAAATCACATCTCCCAATATTCGGAGAAGTGCTTCTACCAACAGTGCTGAAACTGGTGCAGATACTGTCACTCttgatgacatcctgtcccttaAGAGTGGATCTGAAGGAGGAAATGGAccagaggctgagaagagaaaaggagagatgtCAGATCAAGCGGGACCAGCAAACCAGGATACAGCTGGTGAAACAACTCTTCCAAGATCTTCCGAAGAGTGGCAAAGTAGTGAGGAtgataaaaccaaaaaagatgTCCCTGAAACTGCCAGTGTTGGTAAAGAAGGAGCAGGATCTAGTGCAGCACCACCACTTTCTCAAAAATCAGGTGGTCAGGGAAGGTCTGATGGATCTGTAAGTGGAGCTGGATCTCTAACCTTTTCAGACTCAAAAACAATTCCTCCTTCCAGTGTGTTTACTTCTGAACCAAATCCAAAGTCTGAGGAGAAAGATGGAGATGTAACAAACATTTCACCCAAGCCAGATGGATTCCCTCCAAAGGGCTATTTTccctctggaaagaaaaaggggaggcCAATTGGGAGCGTGAACaagcagaagaagcagcagcagcaacagcagcaactgccaccacccccaccacccccaccagtaccatcacagcctgcagaaggggTAGGTGGTGGTGAGCCAAAGCCGAAGAGGCAAAGGAGAGAGAGGCGAAAACCTGCAGCTCAGCCACGGAAGCGGAAGCCTAGAAGGGCTGCTCCGATTGTGGAGCCTCAAGAACCAGAGATCAAGCTTAAATACGCCACTCAGTCCGTAGATAAAACTGACTCCAAGAATAAGTCCTTTTTCCCTTATATCCATGTGGTAAACAAGTGTGAATTAGGCGCAGTGTGCACAATCATTAacgcagaggaagaggagcagaacaAATTGGTGAGGGGTCGGAAAGGACAGAGGTCTTCGACACCCCCTCCTAGCAATGCAGAAAGCAAAGCGCTGCCCACTTCGACTTTCATGCTGCAGGGCCCTGTAGTAACAGAGTCTTCTGTCTTAGGGCATCTGGTTTGCTGCCTGTGTGGCAAATGGGCCAGCTATCGTAACATGGGTGACCTCTTTGGTCCTTTCTACCCCCAGGATTATGCAGCCACCTTGCCCAAGAACCCACCTCCAAAGAGGGCCACAGAAGTGCAGAGCAAGGTCAAGGTACGGCACAAAAGTGCTTCTAATGGTTCCAAGACAGAtacagaagaggaggaggaacagcAACAACAGAAGGAACAAAGAAGCCTAGCTGCTCATCCCCGCTTTAAGAGGCGGCACCGCTCTGAGGACTGTAGTGGAGCCTCTCGGTCACTTTCAAGGGGAGCTTCTTGTAAAAAAGCAACCACTGatggtggcagtggtggtgaAAAGACTCCTTTGGACTCAAAACCCTCTATGCCCACTTCAGAAGGTGGCACTGAGCTGGAGTTACAAATTCCTGAACTACCTCTTGACAGCAATGAATTTTGGGTCCATGAGGGTTGTATTCTCTGGGCCAATGGGATCTACCTGGTCTGTGGCAGGCTCTAtgggctgcaggaagctgtGGAGATTGCAAAAGAGATG